CTCCAGAGTTTAGTAGAATTTTAAGGATAGTGAGAAGATATGTAATAGAAGGTAAATTAAAAACTAAAAAGGATGAACTTAATTTTGTAAAAAATTTATTGGAGAAAGGAGAGATACATGTTTTTGAAAAAACTACTTGAACTTCTGTTCATTTTACCCGCCTTACTCATTGCAGTTATTGTTCATGAGTATGCACATGGATGGGTTGCATACAAATTGGGTGATGAAACTCCAAAGAGAAGTGGAAGGTTAACCCTTGATCCGCTGAAACATATTGATCCCATAGGCACAATTCTTGTCCCAATACTGCTTCTTATAACATCCAACTTTACTTTTACATTTGGATGGGCTAAGCCAGTTCCAGTTAACTTTTTAAGATTTAGAAATATTAGAAAGGGACTTATTCTTGTTTCCCTTGCTGGGCCTCTATCAAATCTCCTCCTTGCCTTAGTGTTTGCTCTAATCTATAGATTCCTTATTTTTCCATTTCCGGTATTTTCCTCTTCATACCTTGAATTTTTTACAAGGTATATGGTGATAATAAACTCTGTTCTTGCGATATTTAACCTTATACCTATCCCACCTCTTGATGGGTCAAAGATCTTGTATGGAATATTTTTGAAGTATCCACAGGATGTTCTCATGAATCCAAAGATTGATATGTATGGGATGATCATTCTTGTTATACTTCTC
The DNA window shown above is from Caldisericia bacterium and carries:
- a CDS encoding site-2 protease family protein, giving the protein MKKLLELLFILPALLIAVIVHEYAHGWVAYKLGDETPKRSGRLTLDPLKHIDPIGTILVPILLLITSNFTFTFGWAKPVPVNFLRFRNIRKGLILVSLAGPLSNLLLALVFALIYRFLIFPFPVFSSSYLEFFTRYMVIINSVLAIFNLIPIPPLDGSKILYGIFLKYPQDVLMNPKIDMYGMIILVILLFFGVIGKIINPILTWLIHLLLW